The genome window CAAATAATAGTACAAGCAAAATGCTGATGTACTCGGGACGAGGAggttataaaaaagaaaaaaagggagatTTGGTACAAGCGAGGATAGagagaataaaacagtgaaatatagttCGTGGTATTGCAGTAATCAGTGGAATCAAGCCTTCGACATTGTACGCAACAGATGTGAGCCTTGCTTCATGGATGGTGAAAGCAACTAACCTCTTCCATGCAGATGTTTCCAGCAGCAAGAAACAGTGCTCTTAAAGTGCATGGTGAAATGCCTCCAACGACTCCGTAGGATAATAATTGACACGAGCCAGGATTTTTTAGATACTGACGTTTAATTATGAATATATAAATTTGTACATGATGGTTATGAGCGTAAAAGATGACCCACTGGGAATCTAGCCGTGGTAAGCCTTGCCATACGCTAGCGCGGGGGCAGCGTAAGCAGCCCTAGCGATGGGGGCGGcggcgatggcgggggcggcggcgacgaCCGGTGCGGGGTGGGCACCGCTCTCCCGGTGCACGACGGCGTTGAAGCCGTTGACGGGGTCAGCTGTGTATTCGACGGTGCGGATGGAACCGTCTGGTTCGGCCAGGCTGTAGCTGCCCTGGACGACGTCACCGCTGCGCGTCTCGTGCTGGTTCTTGGAGTCGCCGGTGAGCGCGTCCTGCACGCTGTAGCCGTAGCTGTACTGCGGGTTGGGGTCGAACTCGGCGGCGACAGCGGCAGGGGCGGCAACGGCCACAGGGGCGGCTCtgatggcgggggcggcggcgtaCCTAGCGATGGGGGCGGCGGCGTATCTGGCTATGGGGGCGGCGGCGATGGCTGGGGCGTAGGCTCTGGCAATGGGAGCGGCGGCGATGGCGGGGGCGGCATAGGCGCGGGTGGCCAGGGGAGCTCCAGGCGCGTAGACGGCGGGTGCGCCCAGGTAGCCGGCCCTGGCGACTGCCACCAGGGCGGCCAACACTACAAGCTGAAAGGAAATGCGTTATCGGTTTGCTGCCTTTTATACATTACCATCCATCCAGTGACAAACGTCTTATTTCACAATATTAATTACTGTTGTATTTAAACGGAGCTGTTTTCCTCTCTTACTTTTCCAGCGGAGGAATTATTTAACGCAGGTAAAATCAATGTAATGTGACATTTACTTGTTTCTGTTGATTTTagtacaaaaatggttcgaatggctctgagcactatgcgacttaacttctgaggtcatcagtcgcctagaacttagaactaattaaacctaactaacctaaggacatcacacacatccatgtccgaggcaggattcgaacctccgaccgtagcggtcgctcggttccagactgtagcgcctagaaccgcacggccactccggccggcgattttaGTACAAGCAATGCTTTTGTGGTGGTGGCAAGTTaacctatgagaccaaactgttgacgttatcggttcctaggcttacacactacttactacttactaatttacgctaaggacaacacacacccgagggaggactcgaacctccaacaagGGAAGCCGCGCGACCAATGGCAAGGTGCCTCAGATCGCGGGGCTACCATACACGACTGCCCACTTTGCTGGCACGAGAATGGTAGAGGAAAATTACAGACGTGGACTTGACGAGCTGATTAGAAAATAAAAAACTGCACCTTGGTCAAGCAAGATATTTAATAGTTAATTACGACCTCGAGTGCTACAAACTGATCTATACCATCCTACACCCAAAAGTTTCCAAAGGCACTGACAGCTTCTGTAACACCACTGTCTAGGCTCTTTCATCTGCCACTTAAATTTGCATTAGAGTCAGATTATGAAGCAAAGCGTATCTGATACAAGACACGAGTTTGTATGAGATTACCATAGTTAAAAATCTGTTGGAAACGTGGTAGCATACGAAAGCTACGGTGTAGTACTTCACAGATAAGTTAATAGAGGCTTCGTAAGATAAGCTGGAATGAAGTCACGACTTGTTACAATGTACTGCAAGATTTGGAAGAGCTGTGTGTGATGGGAGATGCAAAGGTACGTAACACTTCCAAACGAGATAATGTAgtgttgaaaagtatgaaagtgtaCCTTTCTAATTGACGCGCAGTGAAGTTATGAAATTATGCATCTTTGTATGAGTGGATTACTTGTAAAACGGTCTACCTCGGAAATATCGTCAGATGATCGAATAAGGCACCATACTGTTGTgtggcgccggccagtgtggccgagcggttctaggcgcttcagtctggaaccgcgcgaccgctacggtcacaggttcgaatcctgcctcgggcatggatgtatgtgatgtccttaggttagttaggtttaagtagttctaagttctaggggactgatgacctcagatgttaagtcccacagtgctcagagccattttttttgttgtgtgGCAAAACATTTGTTTATTACGTGGACCAGTTGCATGTGTTCGCAGGAAGCACTCATCATATGACAGTTTCTACAAATATCGCAGGATTTATTTAATACGATCTCCCTGTACACTACAGAGTGCTACACATTCGACGAATATTACGGTCGTTCGATGCATTTCGTTACGAATATGTACTGAGGTAAGAAAGCCAGCCAACGTTTACCACCTACGGAAATTTCAAATATGTAACAAACACATGTGTCCATGACATGGAGCTACTATAGCtgatctgtgtttgtgtgtgtgtgtgtatgtgagagagaggtTGTCtctccttgcaagccatgctggtGCAGTTGTGGCAGACGGGGAGCTGCGCTTTGTGGCCAGACGACTGCTGGTGGTCGCTTATATAGCGCAGCGCCACCCTGCGGCGACCAGCCAGTCCTGCCGGCTCCAGCCCGGTCTGTCTCACTTTTCCTGCTATCGACGCAAAACCCGACCCTGCCCTGCTGCTGCTAGTTAACTCCTACGTTCTCGCAAGCGACAACACAAAATTTTGCGAACAGCGGTTCCTCACCTCTATTAACTGACATAGCTTTTCTATAGATCCACGTCTTCCGCTAGCATTTTAGCACTGGTGTAATCCATGTCTGTACATGAACAAATCTACTACAATCTGGTCGCCTGTAATTCCAAACAATGCCTATAAACGTCATGATGGAACTGAAGCAATGAACTGACTTTTCTTTTGGTTGTTGTATGGATGTTTAATAAATAATGCACTTCTACATTTCCATCTTTGTTTTTACGAAATTACTCAAATGCAGAAGACAAGCACGAAAAAGACAACGGATGAAGTTACATCCGCACTAGAAGTCTTTTATTCGGTTCATACTGAatcatactgtatattatacaaagCTGGTACCTGTAGAAGGCAGTTTGCTTCGAGTGAAATATCATACTTATTGTTTCATGTCATCGAAGCAAGAAGCAGCAATCAACGTGCAgttttaacactttgccgtccgcacgtctcgtacaaatttactcgcttggcgccggcagcgctaattcggattacttcgCTTGTCGCCggtcgcttgtcacctttccgttgatgacaagcttcaaacacattcacTTTTGAGCGCTTTAATTCTTCCGGAAATCCTCTaatttgccgtatcgttccacaaactcgaattttcttttcaagtaacttctctgcaagctCTACACTGTTATGATAATTATCTATCTAGAGATGATGCCACTTACCATaataaggtg of Schistocerca serialis cubense isolate TAMUIC-IGC-003099 chromosome 2, iqSchSeri2.2, whole genome shotgun sequence contains these proteins:
- the LOC126455713 gene encoding cuticle protein 21-like, encoding FQLVVLAALVAVARAGYLGAPAVYAPGAPLATRAYAAPAIAAAPIARAYAPAIAAAPIARYAAAPIARYAAAPAIRAAPVAVAAPAAVAAEFDPNPQYSYGYSVQDALTGDSKNQHETRSGDVVQGSYSLAEPDGSIRTVEYTADPVNGFNAVVHRESGAHPAPVVAAAPAIAAAPIARAAYAAPALAYGKAYHG